In the genome of Pseudarthrobacter sp. IC2-21, one region contains:
- a CDS encoding ATP-binding protein, producing MTVAEIQVDQRVIGIDSRRFASVEKALVELITNSDDSYSRLEKAGAQVTGRIRVGYERHLAGAVLTVSDQAEGMSFEQAGRILSYGGAHSPLSRGEGVGRGYFGRGLKQAIFGLGHGWIETILNGRFTRIDVFRGENGGYLYDDDGADRRAFPADYARLGIADDSQGTRVTIVVDNPHVTITQHATLLQSLSDNIYLRDVQARRDVELVHRRPGAEDYGSESILFQEPPATVLVGPDQPGSFTVDGEEYPFTVTLKRAQGVELTLRGDERTAGLVVESGMAVLDCQLFEYENQVGTEYLFGTVRCAALTEMLGRGKAIISDEREGLNLKDPFVAAFSRAVGRMIAGPVQAEKEKLKHLERASTSGRTAEMIEHLLQHMSEAAVVDLGLETAPALLNRDGTTAAEDLPAALRFTTPFYYRPPGHPFHIALLLDPGQLPDGGTLTFEMGLPGSLRIEPAPAPVTINALAETRRLEWTVSGGQPGDRGEITVRAGDYWALCEIVIAEHASRRSADQPPHHAIATAEATPAPAHREVHRASRDHGVDLFTGYDFRNLHNSADRAVYSAGERKVIINTAAPTVQLYVDGRGRFRDSARLLLAELFLDVISDELARRRVEQRGHAGDLEAFQAAKRDLIRRYGSDIHRTFLG from the coding sequence ATGACCGTTGCCGAAATCCAGGTGGACCAGCGCGTGATCGGGATCGATTCACGGCGCTTCGCCTCGGTGGAAAAAGCGCTGGTGGAGCTGATCACCAACAGCGACGACAGCTACTCCCGGCTGGAAAAGGCCGGTGCTCAAGTGACCGGCCGGATCCGCGTCGGCTACGAGCGCCACCTTGCCGGGGCAGTCCTGACGGTCAGCGACCAGGCGGAGGGCATGTCGTTCGAACAGGCCGGGCGCATCCTCAGCTACGGCGGCGCGCATAGCCCGCTCTCCCGCGGCGAGGGCGTCGGCCGCGGGTACTTCGGCCGCGGACTTAAGCAGGCCATCTTCGGCCTGGGGCACGGCTGGATCGAAACCATCCTCAACGGCCGGTTCACCCGCATCGACGTCTTCCGCGGCGAGAACGGCGGCTACCTTTACGACGACGATGGCGCGGACCGCCGCGCGTTCCCCGCGGACTACGCCCGGCTCGGGATCGCCGACGATAGTCAGGGCACCCGGGTGACGATCGTCGTAGACAATCCGCATGTCACCATCACCCAGCACGCCACTTTGCTGCAATCGCTCTCGGACAACATCTACCTTCGGGATGTGCAGGCCCGGCGCGACGTGGAGCTGGTGCACCGACGCCCCGGCGCCGAGGATTACGGCAGCGAAAGCATCCTCTTCCAGGAGCCGCCGGCCACCGTGCTGGTCGGCCCCGATCAGCCCGGCAGCTTCACCGTTGACGGCGAGGAGTATCCGTTCACGGTCACGCTCAAACGGGCGCAGGGCGTGGAGCTGACGCTCAGGGGTGATGAGCGCACCGCCGGCCTGGTGGTCGAATCCGGGATGGCCGTGCTCGACTGCCAGCTGTTCGAGTACGAGAACCAGGTCGGCACGGAATACCTCTTCGGCACTGTCCGCTGTGCGGCACTGACCGAAATGCTGGGCCGCGGCAAGGCGATCATCAGCGACGAGCGGGAGGGCCTGAATCTCAAGGACCCCTTCGTGGCAGCATTCTCCCGGGCCGTCGGCCGGATGATCGCCGGTCCCGTGCAGGCAGAGAAGGAGAAGCTGAAACACCTGGAACGCGCCAGCACGTCCGGGCGAACAGCCGAGATGATCGAACATCTGTTGCAGCACATGAGCGAGGCGGCCGTCGTCGACCTCGGGCTGGAAACGGCGCCGGCGCTCCTGAACAGGGACGGCACGACGGCGGCCGAGGACCTACCCGCGGCCCTGCGGTTCACCACGCCCTTCTACTACCGCCCGCCGGGGCACCCGTTCCACATTGCGCTGCTGCTGGACCCGGGTCAGTTGCCCGACGGCGGGACGCTCACCTTCGAAATGGGCCTACCTGGCTCGCTGCGGATTGAACCCGCGCCTGCCCCGGTCACGATCAATGCGCTGGCGGAGACGCGGCGGCTCGAGTGGACCGTGAGCGGGGGACAGCCGGGCGACAGGGGCGAGATCACCGTCCGGGCAGGCGACTACTGGGCGCTCTGCGAAATCGTCATCGCCGAGCACGCCTCCCGCCGCAGCGCCGACCAGCCGCCGCACCACGCCATCGCCACCGCTGAGGCAACCCCGGCTCCGGCGCACCGCGAGGTCCACCGCGCGAGCCGGGACCACGGCGTCGACCTCTTCACCGGCTATGACTTCCGTAATCTGCACAACAGCGCCGACCGTGCCGTTTACAGCGCGGGGGAGCGCAAGGTCATCATCAACACCGCCGCGCCCACAGTCCAGCTCTACGTCGACGGCCGCGGCCGATTCCGGGATTCCGCCCGGCTGCTGCTGGCCGAGCTGTTCCTGGACGTGATCTCCGACGAGCTGGCCAGGCGCCGCGTGGAACAGCGCGGCCATGCCGGGGACCTCGAGGCCTTCCAGGCAGCCAAGAGGGACCTCATCCGGCGCTACGGGAGCGACATCCACCGCACGTTCCTGGGGTAA
- a CDS encoding xylulokinase codes for MDVPVNLVAGVDSSTQSCKVLIADAETGATVREGRAGHPDGTDVHPDHWWRALAEAIDDAGGLGDVSAVSIAGQQHGMVLLDRDGVVLRPALLWNDTRSAGAAAQLIAEVGAKEYALRTGLVPVASFTATKVRWVRDHEPEIAAQVAAVALPHDWLTWRLRGFGPAASSPLGPDLEQLTTDRSDASGTGYWSPESGAYDLELFKLAFGREAREAREARGDGSPEGPGGIVVLPRVLGPGDTAGQVHPACFTAQGEEPSGAGPIAGPASGGIAVGPGAGDNAGAALGLDIRPGDIVVSVGTSGTVFAVTAEPCADATGTVAGFADATGGYLPIAVTLNAARVLSSMAGLLAVDFDGLAELALEAEPGAGGVVLVPYFEGERTPNLPEAKAGLHGLSIASTTRHNVARAAVEGMLCGLSGGMSALRELGVPARRLLLIGGAVQNPAVQKIAAQVFDLPVVIPSPGEYVARGAAVQAAWTLTGKRPQWPMATTSTPRPDFRPIIGVNYQRVSGRIQAGDGGSGSGDAGKVRAPGLSVIDAPVRTRHYGAKGARESP; via the coding sequence ATGGATGTTCCCGTGAACCTCGTTGCGGGGGTGGATTCCTCAACCCAAAGCTGCAAGGTCCTCATTGCCGATGCCGAAACGGGCGCCACCGTCCGCGAGGGGCGGGCCGGGCACCCTGACGGCACGGATGTCCATCCGGATCACTGGTGGCGGGCTTTGGCGGAGGCCATTGACGACGCCGGCGGGCTGGGCGACGTGAGTGCCGTCTCCATCGCGGGCCAGCAGCACGGAATGGTGCTGCTGGACCGGGACGGCGTTGTGCTGCGCCCGGCGCTTTTGTGGAACGACACCAGGTCTGCCGGGGCCGCGGCCCAGCTCATCGCCGAGGTAGGCGCGAAGGAATACGCCCTGCGGACAGGCCTGGTGCCTGTGGCTTCCTTTACCGCCACCAAGGTCAGGTGGGTCAGGGACCACGAGCCGGAGATCGCGGCGCAGGTTGCCGCCGTCGCGCTGCCGCATGATTGGCTGACGTGGCGTCTGCGCGGCTTTGGCCCTGCGGCGTCCAGTCCCTTGGGCCCCGATCTTGAGCAGCTGACCACAGACCGGTCCGATGCCAGCGGCACAGGCTATTGGAGCCCCGAATCCGGGGCCTATGACCTGGAACTGTTCAAGCTGGCTTTCGGCCGGGAAGCCCGTGAAGCCCGGGAAGCGCGTGGAGACGGGAGCCCTGAGGGGCCCGGCGGCATCGTTGTCCTGCCGCGTGTCCTTGGCCCCGGTGATACTGCGGGGCAGGTCCATCCTGCGTGCTTCACGGCACAAGGCGAGGAACCGTCCGGGGCGGGCCCGATCGCCGGCCCTGCCAGCGGCGGAATCGCCGTGGGACCCGGAGCCGGCGACAATGCGGGAGCTGCACTCGGCCTGGACATCCGGCCCGGGGATATTGTGGTCTCGGTGGGAACCAGCGGCACGGTCTTTGCGGTCACAGCCGAGCCCTGCGCGGACGCCACCGGCACCGTTGCGGGCTTCGCCGACGCGACCGGAGGTTACCTTCCCATTGCGGTGACGCTGAACGCGGCGAGGGTCCTCAGCTCCATGGCCGGCCTGCTGGCCGTCGATTTCGACGGTCTGGCCGAGCTGGCGTTGGAAGCGGAGCCAGGCGCCGGGGGAGTGGTGCTCGTGCCGTATTTCGAGGGTGAGCGTACGCCCAACCTGCCGGAGGCGAAGGCCGGCCTGCACGGCCTCAGCATCGCTTCCACCACCCGCCACAACGTCGCCCGGGCAGCTGTCGAAGGCATGCTGTGCGGACTGTCCGGGGGGATGAGCGCGCTGCGTGAACTGGGGGTGCCGGCACGCCGGCTGCTGCTGATCGGGGGTGCGGTGCAGAACCCTGCTGTGCAGAAAATTGCGGCGCAGGTCTTTGACCTTCCTGTGGTAATCCCGAGCCCCGGCGAGTACGTCGCGCGGGGGGCGGCCGTGCAGGCGGCCTGGACCCTCACCGGTAAGCGGCCCCAGTGGCCTATGGCGACGACAAGCACGCCACGGCCGGACTTCCGGCCAATCATCGGCGTGAACTACCAGCGCGTGAGCGGCCGAATTCAAGCCGGCGACGGAGGTTCAGGCTCGGGCGACGCCGGCAAGGTCCGCGCGCCGGGACTTTCGGTCATTGACGCCCCTGTGCGGACCCGCCACTATGGGGCTAAGGGAGCGAGGGAGTCACCATGA
- the xylA gene encoding xylose isomerase, with the protein MTIQPTREDKFSFGLWTVGWEAQDQFGSATRPPLDTVEAVNRLSDLGAYGLTFHDNDLFPFGCSAGERQREIDRLTGALKATGMVVPMVTTNLFSHPVFKDGGFTSNDRGVRRFALRKVLENVDLAAELGAETFVMWGGREGSEYDAAKDIRGALERYREAVNLLGDYVTDKGYNIRFAIEPKPNEPRGDILLPTLGHALAFIETLERPELVGINPETGHEQMAGLNFTHGIAQALYQGKLFHIDLNGQRSIKFDQDLVFGHGDLQNAFSLVDLLENGGPDGGRAYDGPRHFDYKPSRTEDINGVWDSAAANMQTYLLLKERAKAFRADPDVQAALEASRVSEINQPTLNPGEGYEQLLADKSAYEEFDADAYFGGKGFGFVKLQQLFIEHLLGAR; encoded by the coding sequence ATGACGATTCAGCCCACGCGTGAAGACAAATTCTCCTTCGGTCTCTGGACCGTTGGCTGGGAGGCCCAGGACCAGTTCGGGTCAGCCACCCGGCCGCCGCTGGACACGGTCGAGGCCGTCAACCGGCTCAGCGACCTCGGCGCCTACGGCCTGACCTTCCACGACAACGACCTTTTCCCGTTCGGGTGCTCGGCCGGCGAGCGCCAGCGGGAGATCGACCGTCTGACCGGTGCCCTCAAAGCCACCGGAATGGTTGTTCCGATGGTCACCACCAACCTGTTCAGCCATCCCGTCTTCAAGGACGGAGGTTTTACCAGCAACGACCGCGGCGTGCGCCGCTTCGCACTGCGCAAGGTCCTGGAGAACGTTGACCTGGCGGCCGAGCTGGGTGCGGAGACGTTTGTGATGTGGGGCGGCCGTGAAGGCAGCGAGTACGACGCCGCCAAGGACATCCGCGGTGCGCTCGAGCGCTACCGCGAGGCCGTGAACCTGCTCGGCGACTATGTCACTGACAAGGGATACAACATCCGCTTCGCCATTGAGCCGAAGCCGAACGAACCCCGCGGCGACATCCTCCTTCCCACCCTGGGCCACGCCCTGGCGTTCATCGAGACGCTGGAACGTCCCGAACTGGTAGGCATCAACCCGGAAACCGGCCATGAGCAGATGGCGGGGTTGAACTTTACCCACGGCATTGCCCAGGCCCTGTATCAGGGCAAGCTGTTCCACATCGACCTCAACGGCCAGCGCAGCATCAAATTCGACCAGGACCTGGTCTTCGGCCACGGCGACCTGCAGAACGCCTTCTCGCTCGTGGACCTCCTGGAAAACGGCGGCCCCGACGGCGGCCGGGCTTACGACGGCCCGCGCCACTTCGACTACAAGCCCAGCCGCACCGAAGACATCAACGGCGTGTGGGACTCCGCCGCGGCAAACATGCAGACGTACCTGTTGCTGAAGGAGCGGGCCAAGGCCTTCCGGGCAGACCCGGACGTGCAGGCGGCCCTGGAGGCGTCCAGGGTTTCCGAGATCAACCAGCCCACCCTGAACCCGGGCGAAGGCTACGAGCAGCTGCTCGCGGACAAGTCCGCGTACGAAGAGTTCGACGCCGATGCGTACTTTGGCGGGAAAGGCTTCGGTTTTGTGAAGCTTCAGCAGCTCTTTATCGAGCACCTGCTCGGGGCCCGCTAA
- a CDS encoding D-arabinono-1,4-lactone oxidase: MQQLATERNWAGNHTYRAPAIAHPASLQELQELVRSEKRVRALGSRHSFNDIADTTGPLVVLDRVAQGMTVDPLNMTVTVDAGTRYGTLAAELHRRGFALHNLASLPHISVAGAVATATHGSGDANGNLATAVAGLEMVTADGSILSAREGDDHFEGMVVGLGALGIVTRLTLKIEPTFEVSQTVHERLPWDQVLENFDAVTASAYSVSLFTDWSGTTVEQAWLKSRTRDLQPAGHSPEYFGAVPATQARHPLPGVSGSNCTQQLGVPGPWSDRLAHFRMEFTPSRGDELQSEYLIPREYATDAIRTMRKLSNVVTPLLLVGEIRTVAADELWLSPNYGRDGIGLHFTWRQDQPAVQAVLPLLEAELAPFSGRPHWGKLFGTEAEAIRPLYPRMADFIALADGMDPTGKFRNDFLNRTVFGND, from the coding sequence ATGCAGCAGTTAGCGACCGAACGTAACTGGGCCGGCAACCACACTTACCGCGCCCCCGCGATTGCCCATCCGGCCAGCCTCCAGGAGCTGCAGGAGCTGGTCCGGAGTGAAAAACGCGTCCGGGCGCTGGGATCGCGCCATTCGTTTAACGACATCGCGGACACCACAGGACCGTTGGTGGTCCTCGACCGGGTGGCCCAAGGCATGACCGTGGACCCACTGAACATGACGGTGACCGTCGATGCGGGGACGCGGTACGGGACCCTGGCAGCTGAACTTCACCGGCGCGGTTTCGCGCTGCATAATCTGGCTTCCCTTCCCCATATCTCGGTCGCCGGGGCGGTTGCGACGGCGACGCACGGCTCGGGCGATGCCAACGGCAACCTGGCCACTGCCGTCGCAGGTCTGGAGATGGTCACCGCTGACGGCAGCATCTTGTCGGCGCGCGAAGGGGACGACCATTTCGAGGGCATGGTGGTGGGGCTGGGAGCGCTTGGCATCGTCACCCGCCTCACCCTAAAGATTGAACCCACGTTCGAGGTCAGCCAAACCGTCCACGAACGCCTCCCCTGGGATCAGGTCCTGGAGAACTTTGATGCCGTGACGGCTTCCGCGTACAGCGTGAGCCTGTTTACCGACTGGAGCGGAACCACGGTGGAGCAGGCCTGGCTCAAAAGCCGCACCCGCGATCTGCAGCCTGCCGGACACTCACCTGAATATTTTGGGGCAGTCCCCGCGACCCAGGCACGGCATCCACTTCCCGGCGTATCCGGCAGCAACTGCACGCAGCAGCTCGGAGTTCCGGGGCCCTGGTCTGACCGGCTGGCCCACTTCCGGATGGAATTCACCCCAAGCAGGGGGGACGAACTGCAAAGTGAATACCTGATCCCGCGCGAGTACGCCACGGACGCCATCCGAACCATGAGGAAGCTCTCCAACGTGGTAACTCCGCTGCTGCTCGTTGGTGAGATCCGCACGGTCGCGGCAGACGAGCTGTGGCTGAGCCCGAACTACGGCCGGGACGGAATCGGACTGCACTTCACGTGGCGACAGGACCAGCCCGCCGTCCAGGCCGTGCTGCCCCTGCTCGAAGCGGAACTCGCCCCCTTCTCAGGCCGGCCCCACTGGGGGAAGCTCTTTGGCACCGAGGCCGAAGCCATCAGGCCGCTGTACCCGCGCATGGCTGACTTCATCGCTTTGGCGGACGGCATGGATCCCACCGGCAAGTTCCGCAACGACTTCCTCAACCGCACTGTGTTCGGAAACGATTAA